The sequence TTTTTCAATTTCTTTTTCTTCAGGAATCAAAGATTTATCGAAACCTTGAATGAACTCAATAAATGGTCTTTGAATTTTTCCCCAATCAAGACTTGCATTTTTTTCGACAGTAACAAATTTATCCATGTAAAAAACTGATTCCACACCATTTATTTCAAAAATTCCTTTGGCTAAAGGATCGTTTTGAGCAGCTTCTTTATTCTTATAATGACGCGTTTCACTTTTCAAAAGTTTCTCATTTAAAATAAATTTTAGCGCCTGGGGATTGGGCGTTAAATCAACATCCTGAACTCGTAACATTGTACCTCCAATTAATCACACTTGCTCTTTCAAAAATTCTTTCTATAAAAATAATAGGATGATTTTACATCTACAATACAATTAACCGTACTTTCACAATGAAAATTCAATCCTTCTTTACTCAACAAATTCCGTTTTATCAAAACTTGAAGATTTTTAAGATAAAACTATTCCCGGCGGCTTCTACCTGAATTCCGGTTATCAATAATCAGAACAAATTCTCCTTTTAAGTTTTGCTTTTCTGCTAGCTCTAAAACATCGGCAACAGTTCCTCTAAAAAATTTTTCCGTTTCCTTTGTCAACTCAAAAGCAAGAACAACTACAGTATTAGGATTAAATGTTTTGGCAATATCTGAAAGCAATGTTTTTAATCGGTACGGTGTATCAAGAAGAATAAGAACCTCGTTTATATTTTTCAGTTTGAACAATTCCAGCCGGCGTTCATCTTTTTTGGGAGAAAGCCATCCGTAGTAATAAAATTTTTCGATTGAAAGTCCCGATACTGTAATTGCCGGTAAAAGCGAATTAACACCCGGCACAGGCACAACATCAATTCTATAACCAAGACACAAATCCACTAAATGATGACCCGGATCTGAGAACAGCGGCGTTCCGCAATCAGAAATAAGTGCGGCGGATTCTCCATCCAAAAGTCTTGGAATAATTTCCTCCGCCGATTCTTTTTCATTATGTTCGTTTAAAGAAACTAATTCCTTTTCAATTTTATAATGGGATAAAAGTCTACGCGCTTCCCTAAACTCTTCGCAGATGATGAAGTTAACCGATTTAAGCGTTTCTATTGCACGAAGCGTAATATCGCCATAGTTGCCAATTGGAGTTGAAACAAGATAGAGTTTGCCCGTCATACAGTCCCTTCCGCTTCCCCTTGGGGGGAGTTAGAGGGGGCTTTGAATCCTCTGTAAGTATCAAATTTAGAGTTGTATAAAACAATATTCATATTCTCATCGCGTAAAGTACCGCCGCTTGGATAGAGATAGAAATCAGAAATTGTTGCTGTTTCTTCAGACACAAGCTGCCCGTTTTTTGTATAGAACTTAACACGATAAAATCCAAGATTGTAATCTGTACGCTTAAGCTGTTCTAAAAGATTTTCTTCGGAATAGATGTAAATATCATTCATATATTTTATTACAAAATTGCAAGATTAC comes from Ignavibacteriales bacterium and encodes:
- the rsmI gene encoding 16S rRNA (cytidine(1402)-2'-O)-methyltransferase — protein: MTGKLYLVSTPIGNYGDITLRAIETLKSVNFIICEEFREARRLLSHYKIEKELVSLNEHNEKESAEEIIPRLLDGESAALISDCGTPLFSDPGHHLVDLCLGYRIDVVPVPGVNSLLPAITVSGLSIEKFYYYGWLSPKKDERRLELFKLKNINEVLILLDTPYRLKTLLSDIAKTFNPNTVVVLAFELTKETEKFFRGTVADVLELAEKQNLKGEFVLIIDNRNSGRSRRE
- a CDS encoding NifU family protein — protein: MLRVQDVDLTPNPQALKFILNEKLLKSETRHYKNKEAAQNDPLAKGIFEINGVESVFYMDKFVTVEKNASLDWGKIQRPFIEFIQGFDKSLIPEEKEIEKPGTVEEGELLKKINSFLDQRVRPALAGDGGGLEVLGIDGYTLMIRYQGACGSCPSSISGTLSAIENLLRREIHPSIEVLPG